The Candidatus Roseilinea sp. genome contains a region encoding:
- a CDS encoding Zn-dependent hydrolase: MLLRYFYDEALAQASYLVGCAKTGEALVIDPARDVEPYLAAAERAGLRITQVTETHIHADFVSGLRELAARTGATRYVSDMGDAAWKYAFASEPDVILLRDGDRWRVGNVQVEVMHTPGHTPEHIAFMITDTAAADQPIGIFTGDFLFVGDVGRPDLLEAAAGMAGTKEPGARRQFHSVQRLKELPDYLQIWPGHGAGSACGKALGAIPSTTLGYEKRFNPALRFTDEDAFVRWLLDGQPEPPKYFAQMKRVNKAGPALLSSLRQPERLTPVRLREVLAAGGQVFDLRHRPDFEQAHLRGAISTPASSASFSTYVGWFVDYNRPTYLIVPDIAQLDAVLKALRAIGVDDVAGYAGPEAIGDAAEPLPVVTARQLVERLPKNGLVVLDVRNKTEYDEMHIQGAKHIPLGYLPDRLAEVPRDRDVVVHCATGYRSHVAASLLRGAGFDNVASMPDGIETWSRLLPIERGR; the protein is encoded by the coding sequence ATGTTGCTGAGATATTTTTACGACGAAGCGCTTGCGCAGGCGTCCTATCTGGTCGGCTGCGCCAAGACGGGCGAGGCGCTGGTGATTGACCCAGCACGCGATGTCGAGCCGTATCTTGCTGCCGCCGAGCGCGCCGGCCTGCGCATCACGCAGGTGACCGAGACGCACATCCACGCCGATTTCGTGAGCGGCTTGCGCGAATTGGCCGCGCGTACCGGCGCGACGAGGTATGTGAGCGATATGGGCGACGCGGCTTGGAAATACGCCTTCGCCAGCGAGCCAGACGTCATCCTGCTGCGCGACGGCGACCGATGGAGGGTCGGCAACGTGCAAGTGGAGGTGATGCACACGCCGGGCCACACACCAGAGCACATCGCCTTCATGATCACCGACACCGCGGCCGCAGATCAGCCCATCGGCATCTTCACCGGCGACTTCCTGTTCGTGGGTGACGTAGGACGTCCGGACCTGCTCGAAGCCGCTGCCGGCATGGCCGGCACCAAGGAGCCAGGCGCCCGCCGACAGTTCCACAGCGTGCAACGTCTCAAGGAGCTGCCGGACTATTTGCAGATTTGGCCCGGCCACGGCGCGGGCAGCGCCTGCGGGAAGGCGCTCGGCGCGATCCCTTCCACCACGCTGGGCTACGAGAAGCGCTTCAATCCAGCGCTCCGCTTCACAGACGAAGATGCGTTCGTGCGTTGGCTGTTGGACGGCCAGCCCGAACCCCCGAAGTATTTCGCGCAGATGAAGCGCGTCAACAAAGCTGGCCCGGCGCTGCTCTCCAGCCTCAGGCAGCCGGAGCGCCTGACACCTGTGCGCTTGCGCGAGGTGCTCGCTGCCGGCGGCCAGGTGTTCGACCTGCGCCATCGGCCGGACTTCGAGCAAGCGCACCTGCGCGGCGCGATCAGCACACCGGCCAGCAGCGCATCGTTCTCCACCTACGTGGGCTGGTTCGTGGATTACAACCGGCCGACCTACCTCATCGTGCCCGACATCGCGCAGCTCGATGCCGTCTTGAAGGCGTTGCGGGCGATCGGCGTGGATGACGTGGCCGGCTACGCCGGGCCGGAGGCGATCGGCGACGCAGCAGAGCCGTTGCCGGTGGTCACTGCTCGGCAGCTCGTCGAGCGCTTGCCCAAGAACGGCCTGGTCGTGTTGGATGTGCGCAACAAGACCGAATACGACGAGATGCACATCCAGGGCGCCAAGCACATTCCGCTCGGCTATTTGCCCGACCGGCTGGCCGAAGTGCCGCGCGACCGCGACGTGGTGGTGCATTGCGCCACCGGCTATCGCTCTCACGTCGCGGCCAGCTTGTTGCGCGGCGCAGGATTCGACAACGTGGCAAGCATGCCCGACGGCATCGAGACTTGGTCGCGGCTGCTGCCCATCGAACGCGGGCGCTGA
- a CDS encoding LysR family transcriptional regulator, giving the protein MFDLYKLQVFAQVAQAGSFSGAAERLFMSQPAVSQHMKELEATLGVQLFRRGRRGVSLTAEGHALYDYARRILALVAEAESAVLNVANLADGRLNVGATPGVSAYLLPEWIRDFHERYPQLVVTAQTATTPEIAEQLIGRQLDLGFIEGDLDAADASRLSAEVLCDVPQYVLVGPKHPLWAREAVALRELDGQAFIMRQPGSRSRLWLDRILEAHGARPRVAAEFDNPEAIKRSVMVGAAIGVLPAYAVRAELQTGALRALYIDVPLTRALQAVWEKSAPLSPIARAFLAFADACVHAMHARRPHASAGMYARATTRTAQAARTDFNIVVNEGGRSAAPYHTSTQTS; this is encoded by the coding sequence ATGTTCGACCTCTACAAGCTCCAGGTCTTCGCGCAGGTGGCGCAAGCCGGCAGCTTCAGCGGGGCCGCCGAACGCCTTTTCATGTCACAGCCGGCGGTCAGCCAGCACATGAAGGAGCTGGAAGCGACGCTGGGCGTGCAGCTCTTCCGGCGCGGGCGGCGCGGCGTTTCGCTCACTGCCGAGGGGCATGCCCTGTACGATTACGCGCGACGCATCCTTGCCTTGGTCGCCGAAGCGGAGAGCGCCGTGCTCAACGTGGCCAACCTGGCCGACGGCCGACTCAACGTCGGCGCGACCCCCGGCGTCAGCGCCTACTTGCTGCCCGAGTGGATCCGCGACTTTCACGAGCGTTACCCGCAATTGGTCGTGACGGCGCAAACGGCCACCACGCCCGAAATTGCCGAGCAGCTCATCGGCCGGCAGTTGGACCTGGGGTTCATCGAGGGGGACCTCGACGCCGCCGACGCCTCGCGCCTAAGCGCCGAGGTGCTGTGCGATGTGCCGCAGTATGTGCTTGTCGGGCCGAAGCACCCCCTCTGGGCGCGTGAGGCAGTGGCGCTGCGAGAACTCGACGGCCAAGCGTTCATCATGCGCCAGCCCGGCAGCCGGTCGCGCCTGTGGCTGGATCGCATCCTGGAGGCGCACGGGGCGCGTCCCCGCGTCGCCGCCGAGTTCGATAACCCAGAGGCGATCAAGCGCTCGGTGATGGTCGGCGCAGCGATCGGCGTGCTGCCGGCCTATGCAGTGCGCGCCGAGTTACAGACCGGCGCGCTGCGCGCGCTGTACATTGACGTGCCGCTCACCCGCGCGCTTCAGGCAGTGTGGGAAAAGTCGGCGCCGCTCTCGCCCATCGCCCGCGCGTTTCTCGCTTTTGCCGACGCCTGTGTGCACGCGATGCACGCGCGCCGGCCTCACGCCAGTGCCGGCATGTATGCCCGCGCGACGACGCGCACGGCCCAGGCCGCGCGCACCGACTTCAACATCGTGGTCAACGAGGGCGGCCGCAGCGCCGCGCCATACCACACCTCGACGCAAACGTCATAG
- a CDS encoding UPF0721 transmembrane protein, with translation MLIQLALGFAIGLSLGLLGGGGSILTVPALVYVMGYNPSAAVTASLAIVGMNSLSGVFAHRRQGTLNWQVALAFGGAGMVAAYFAARLSRFLPPLALMVAFALLMLVIGVMMLRGRRVGDAPAEPRGLAMTLAVGAGVGLLTGFLGVGGGFLIVPALVMLVGLPMPVAVGTSLLVIAMNSLSGLLGHLDGAAFDWPLIAPFAAAGIAGAFVGAKLSRSAHPDQLRRAFGVFVIVLAMYLLYDNGSKLLR, from the coding sequence ATGCTGATCCAATTGGCGCTCGGTTTTGCCATCGGCCTGTCGCTCGGCTTGTTGGGCGGCGGCGGCTCGATCCTGACCGTGCCGGCGCTGGTGTATGTGATGGGCTACAACCCCAGCGCAGCGGTCACAGCGTCGTTGGCCATCGTGGGCATGAATAGCCTGAGCGGCGTATTCGCGCATCGCAGGCAAGGCACGCTAAATTGGCAGGTGGCCTTGGCCTTTGGCGGCGCGGGCATGGTTGCGGCTTACTTCGCCGCCCGGCTGTCGCGCTTCCTCCCGCCCCTGGCGCTCATGGTGGCCTTCGCACTGTTGATGTTGGTGATCGGCGTGATGATGCTGCGCGGGCGTCGCGTCGGCGATGCGCCCGCTGAGCCGCGCGGCCTGGCGATGACGTTGGCCGTCGGCGCCGGCGTGGGGTTGCTCACGGGCTTTTTAGGCGTGGGAGGCGGCTTCCTGATTGTGCCAGCGTTGGTGATGCTCGTCGGGCTGCCGATGCCGGTCGCGGTCGGGACGTCGCTGCTGGTCATTGCCATGAACAGCCTGTCCGGGCTGCTTGGCCACCTGGACGGCGCAGCGTTCGACTGGCCACTGATCGCGCCGTTCGCCGCGGCGGGGATCGCGGGTGCATTCGTCGGCGCAAAGCTCAGCCGGTCGGCTCATCCCGACCAGTTGCGCCGGGCATTCGGCGTCTTCGTCATCGTTTTGGCCATGTATCTGCTCTACGACAACGGGAGCAAGCTGTTGAGGTGA